A DNA window from Anaerolineae bacterium contains the following coding sequences:
- a CDS encoding formate--tetrahydrofolate ligase, with protein MTAKVVPSDIEIAQAATLKPIVEIAKSVGLTEDDLDLYGKYKAKVHLDVLDRLQDRPNGKYIDVTAITPTPLGEGKTVTTIGLSQALGYIGKKVFTCIRQPSMGPTFGIKGGAAGGGYSQVVPMEDFNLHLTGDIHAVGVAHNLLAAAIDARIMHESTMSDEALLSRTGIPRLDIDPYSIMWNRVVDISDRALRNIIIGLGTKADGRPRQTGFDITVASEVMAILALASDLKDLRERLGRIVFGTDKKGNPLTAEHLKVAGAMTVLMKDALMPTLMQTLEHTPVFVHAGPFANIAQGNSSIVADKIALKLVGPDGYVVTESGFGADMGMEKFFNIKCRFSGLIPNCVVLVASVRALKMHGGGPTVVPGKPLDPAYTQENLDLLRKGLANLTQHIENALKFGVPVVVAINRFTADTDAEIELVRKAAVEAGAEGAYVSNVWAEGGKGGAELAEAVVKACEKPSNFRFLYPLDIPIKEKIEIIAREIYRADGVDFLAAAEKKIELYTKLGYDKMPICMAKTHLSFSHDPTLKGAPRGYRLPIRDIRASVGAGFLYPLCGEMRTMPGLPARPAFVDVDLDLETGRVKGLF; from the coding sequence ATGACAGCAAAGGTTGTACCCAGCGACATCGAAATCGCCCAGGCAGCCACGCTCAAGCCCATCGTGGAGATCGCCAAGAGCGTTGGCCTCACCGAGGATGATCTGGACCTGTATGGCAAATACAAAGCCAAGGTTCATCTAGACGTCCTGGATCGCCTGCAGGACCGGCCCAACGGCAAGTACATTGATGTGACGGCCATCACCCCGACGCCGCTGGGCGAGGGCAAGACGGTGACCACCATCGGTCTCTCCCAGGCCTTGGGCTACATCGGCAAGAAGGTGTTCACCTGCATCCGTCAGCCGTCCATGGGTCCCACGTTCGGGATCAAGGGCGGGGCCGCCGGCGGCGGCTATTCCCAGGTCGTCCCGATGGAGGACTTCAACCTGCACCTGACCGGCGACATCCATGCCGTGGGTGTGGCGCACAACCTCCTGGCGGCGGCTATTGACGCCCGCATCATGCACGAAAGCACCATGAGCGACGAGGCCCTGCTCTCCCGCACGGGCATCCCGCGGCTGGATATTGACCCCTATTCCATCATGTGGAACCGGGTGGTGGACATCTCGGACCGCGCCCTGCGCAACATCATCATCGGCCTGGGCACCAAGGCTGACGGCCGGCCGCGCCAGACCGGCTTCGACATCACCGTGGCCTCTGAAGTGATGGCCATCCTGGCGCTGGCCTCGGACCTGAAGGACCTGCGGGAGCGGTTGGGCCGCATCGTCTTCGGCACCGACAAGAAAGGCAACCCGCTGACGGCGGAGCATCTGAAAGTCGCCGGCGCCATGACCGTCCTGATGAAGGATGCCTTGATGCCCACCCTGATGCAGACGCTGGAGCACACGCCGGTCTTCGTGCATGCCGGCCCCTTCGCCAATATCGCGCAAGGCAACAGCTCCATTGTGGCGGACAAAATCGCTCTGAAGCTGGTGGGGCCGGATGGCTATGTGGTCACCGAGTCCGGTTTCGGCGCCGACATGGGCATGGAGAAGTTCTTCAACATCAAGTGCCGCTTCAGCGGGCTGATCCCGAACTGCGTGGTGCTGGTTGCCTCCGTGCGCGCCCTGAAGATGCACGGCGGCGGTCCCACCGTCGTCCCGGGCAAGCCGCTGGATCCGGCCTACACGCAGGAGAACCTGGACCTGCTCCGCAAGGGCCTGGCCAACCTGACCCAGCACATTGAGAACGCGCTCAAGTTCGGCGTCCCGGTGGTGGTGGCCATCAACCGCTTCACCGCCGACACCGATGCGGAGATCGAGCTGGTGCGCAAGGCGGCGGTGGAGGCCGGCGCCGAGGGCGCCTATGTCAGCAACGTCTGGGCCGAGGGCGGCAAGGGCGGTGCCGAGCTGGCCGAGGCGGTGGTCAAGGCCTGCGAGAAGCCGAGCAACTTCCGCTTCCTCTATCCGCTGGACATCCCCATCAAGGAGAAGATCGAGATCATCGCCCGCGAGATCTACCGCGCCGATGGTGTCGACTTCCTGGCGGCGGCCGAGAAGAAGATCGAGCTTTATACCAAGCTGGGCTATGACAAGATGCCCATCTGCATGGCCAAGACGCACCTGTCCTTCTCGCACGATCCGACGCTCAAGGGCGCGCCGCGCGGGTACCGCCTGCCCATCCGCGACATCCGCGCTTCGGTGGGCGCCGGCTTCCTGTATCCGCTGTGCGGCGAAATGCGCACCATGCCGGGCCTGCCCGCACGGCCGGCGTTCGTGGACGTGGACCTGGATCTGGAGACCGGTCGGGTCAAGGGCCTCTTCTAA
- a CDS encoding heavy-metal-associated domain-containing protein: MERVTFSTPTLYADHHVLKVRQVLLALDGVKDVIASSMYRDVTVDYDPSKISAEAIQQAIEAAGYPIGVEPDFSDLVPAHDDSSTWYTYIRRVTQTIQADLEMSGDFRKY; the protein is encoded by the coding sequence ATGGAAAGAGTCACGTTCAGCACGCCCACGTTGTACGCCGACCACCATGTCCTGAAGGTTCGGCAGGTACTGCTGGCCCTCGACGGCGTCAAGGATGTCATCGCCAGCTCCATGTATCGTGATGTGACGGTAGATTACGACCCCAGCAAGATTTCCGCAGAAGCGATTCAGCAAGCCATTGAAGCCGCTGGTTATCCTATCGGAGTTGAGCCTGATTTCTCCGACCTGGTGCCGGCCCACGACGACTCCTCGACCTGGTACACCTACATCCGCCGCGTCACACAGACCATCCAGGCCGATTTGGAGATGTCGGGCGACTTCCGCAAGTACTAA
- the cooS gene encoding anaerobic carbon-monoxide dehydrogenase catalytic subunit has protein sequence MSPNYQSMDPAVVALQGIAEEACCPTVFDRAAELKPCPIGSTGVCCRMCAMGPCRLVGKTDRGVCGATRATVVARNYTRMVAGGASAHSDHGRDLARTLIETARGEAQGYRIRDVQKLYEVAEIMEVPTKGRKVEEIAEDVGRKALAQFGQQEGELIYLRRAPKKRQEIWRKTGIAPRGIDREVVEAMHRTHEGVDMDAEHILMQALRCSLADGWGGSMMATDISDILFGTPVPLNTYHNLGVLKEDEVNLIIHGHEPTLSEMVVAVAQMPEMQEYARSKGAKGINLAGMCCTSLEVLARHGVPSAGNFLSQEIAILTGAVDAMVVDVQCIMEALVPVSQRFHTLLITTSPKAKMTGALHIEFDEEHALDIAKEIVKRAVDNFPNRKAQVVIPKDALSPAIGGFSHEYLQYMQGGLHRGSFRPLNDAIIAGRIRGAAGVVGCNNARVPHDEGMMKVIRTLIANDVLVVTTGCTAHASGKYGYLLPEMMRDAGKGLREVCEAIGIPPVLNLGSCVDNSRILTVLSQMATEGGLGQDIGDLPAVGMAPEWMSEKAIAIGTYFAASGVHTIFGVNNIVSGSPEVVEILSKKWDEMFGGTMEFIPDYDEMIQAALAHIDRKRAELGLVPWDPERYGQSGGDELMEKILSLPPEQRYLYSRKVVEERVAEQV, from the coding sequence ATGTCACCGAATTACCAATCGATGGATCCCGCTGTGGTGGCCCTTCAGGGGATTGCTGAAGAAGCCTGCTGTCCCACGGTGTTTGATCGAGCGGCGGAGTTGAAGCCGTGTCCCATTGGTTCGACCGGGGTATGCTGTCGCATGTGCGCCATGGGACCCTGCCGGCTGGTGGGCAAGACCGATCGCGGCGTCTGCGGTGCTACCCGCGCCACGGTGGTGGCCCGCAATTACACGCGCATGGTCGCCGGCGGCGCTTCCGCCCACTCGGACCACGGCCGTGACCTCGCCCGCACCCTGATCGAAACCGCCCGCGGGGAGGCCCAGGGCTACCGCATCCGCGACGTGCAGAAGCTGTACGAGGTCGCGGAAATCATGGAAGTACCCACAAAGGGGCGAAAGGTAGAGGAAATTGCCGAGGATGTGGGCAGAAAAGCGCTGGCGCAGTTCGGTCAGCAGGAAGGCGAATTGATTTATCTGCGGCGGGCGCCGAAGAAGCGGCAGGAAATCTGGCGCAAGACCGGCATCGCCCCGCGCGGCATCGACCGGGAAGTGGTGGAAGCCATGCACCGCACCCATGAGGGTGTGGATATGGATGCGGAGCACATCCTGATGCAAGCCCTGCGCTGTTCCCTGGCTGACGGCTGGGGCGGCTCGATGATGGCTACCGATATCAGCGACATCCTCTTCGGCACCCCCGTTCCGCTGAATACCTACCATAACCTGGGCGTGCTGAAAGAGGATGAGGTCAACCTCATCATCCACGGTCACGAGCCGACCCTATCCGAGATGGTGGTGGCGGTGGCGCAGATGCCGGAAATGCAGGAATATGCCCGCTCCAAAGGCGCCAAAGGCATCAACCTCGCCGGCATGTGCTGTACCTCTCTCGAAGTACTGGCGCGCCACGGCGTGCCCTCGGCCGGCAACTTCCTCAGCCAGGAAATCGCCATCCTCACCGGCGCGGTGGACGCCATGGTGGTGGACGTGCAGTGCATCATGGAAGCACTGGTACCGGTATCCCAGCGCTTCCACACCCTGCTCATCACCACCTCGCCCAAGGCCAAGATGACCGGCGCCCTGCATATCGAGTTCGACGAGGAGCACGCGCTGGACATCGCCAAAGAGATCGTCAAGCGGGCGGTGGACAACTTCCCCAACCGCAAGGCCCAGGTGGTCATTCCCAAGGACGCGCTCAGCCCGGCCATCGGTGGCTTCTCCCATGAGTACCTGCAGTACATGCAGGGCGGCTTGCATCGCGGCTCCTTCCGCCCGCTGAATGATGCCATCATCGCCGGCCGCATCCGCGGCGCCGCCGGCGTTGTCGGCTGCAACAACGCTCGCGTTCCACACGATGAAGGCATGATGAAGGTCATCCGCACCCTCATCGCCAACGACGTGTTGGTGGTGACCACCGGCTGTACCGCCCACGCCTCGGGCAAGTACGGCTATCTCCTGCCTGAGATGATGCGCGACGCCGGCAAGGGCCTGCGGGAGGTCTGCGAGGCCATCGGCATCCCGCCGGTGCTGAACCTGGGCTCTTGCGTGGACAACAGCCGCATCCTGACCGTGCTCAGCCAGATGGCGACCGAAGGCGGCCTGGGCCAGGATATCGGCGATCTGCCGGCGGTAGGAATGGCACCGGAGTGGATGTCGGAAAAGGCCATCGCCATCGGCACCTACTTCGCCGCCTCCGGTGTGCATACCATCTTTGGCGTGAACAACATCGTCAGCGGCAGTCCGGAGGTTGTCGAGATTCTCTCCAAGAAGTGGGATGAGATGTTCGGCGGCACCATGGAGTTCATCCCGGACTATGATGAGATGATCCAGGCGGCGCTGGCGCATATTGACCGCAAGCGAGCGGAACTGGGTCTGGTGCCGTGGGACCCCGAGCGCTACGGCCAGAGCGGCGGCGATGAGCTGATGGAAAAGATCCTTTCCCTGCCACCCGAACAGCGCTATCTGTACAGCCGTAAGGTGGTGGAGGAGAGGGTCGCAGAGCAGGTGTAA
- the cdhC gene encoding CO dehydrogenase/CO-methylating acetyl-CoA synthase complex subunit beta: protein MSRYIATRALRGANMVVREADQLLKQAIAELGPDAKVEFTNTAYFLPVIYGFTGRQVTKLADLEPVLEEAKKLLHPVPKDKNYLPYLGETLDAGVASLLAMEAIEGIRFAKGEEPMPFNWAGKGLVGGSFTSPEFEGAGAGDGRLNGPIDDIQLRAWGIQLVDGRMPGFAAIVGCAKSNEVAVEIVRQLQQRNILVFLSGNVNGRSIIHQLHEEGVEMGYDTYIVPFGLDTMSAIYALGFATRSALTFGGMKGGQAREILLYNKYRVFAFVLALGEIDDLKYAAAAGAISYGFPTIADTVIPQILPTGITSYEHVISMPFDDIEGENDLERAKRLVQRAIEVRGVKIKITEVPIPVPYGSAFEGERVRRADMRIEFGGKNSRCFEYLRMRNMDEIEDHKIVIDGPGFDEVEEGGSMDMGILVEVAGRKMQEDFEPVLERQIHYFINGASGVQHIGQRDITWIRISKAAAQKGFNLKHLGEILYARFHADFGAIVDKVQVTIITDPKKVAEMLEVARKAYDYRNRRLADLTDEAVDTFYSCTLCQSFAPNHVCVVTPERLGLCGAYNWLDCKASYEINPTGPNQPIPKGTCLDPIKGYFTGPNEFVKQHSNGTVEQVALYSIMENPMTACGCFECIMMVIPEANGVMIVSREDPSMTPAGMTFSTLAGMAGGGLQTPGVMGIGKYYITSRKFISADGGLKRVVWMSSILKQQMREELQKAAEREGVPDLLDKIADETICTDVDGLLPWLEEKGHPALMMDPIF, encoded by the coding sequence ATGTCCCGATATATTGCTACGCGAGCCCTGCGCGGCGCCAATATGGTGGTGCGCGAAGCGGACCAATTGCTGAAACAGGCCATTGCTGAGCTGGGGCCGGATGCCAAGGTGGAGTTCACGAACACGGCCTATTTCCTGCCGGTGATTTACGGCTTTACTGGCCGGCAGGTGACCAAGCTGGCCGACCTGGAACCGGTGTTGGAGGAGGCCAAAAAGCTCCTGCATCCGGTGCCGAAGGACAAGAACTACCTGCCCTACTTGGGCGAGACGTTGGACGCCGGCGTGGCCTCCCTGCTGGCGATGGAGGCCATCGAGGGCATCCGCTTCGCCAAGGGGGAGGAGCCGATGCCCTTTAACTGGGCCGGCAAGGGCCTGGTGGGCGGAAGCTTTACCTCGCCGGAGTTTGAGGGAGCCGGCGCCGGCGACGGCCGGCTGAACGGCCCCATTGATGACATTCAGCTTCGTGCCTGGGGTATCCAGCTCGTGGACGGCCGCATGCCCGGCTTCGCCGCCATCGTCGGTTGTGCCAAGTCCAACGAGGTGGCGGTCGAGATCGTCCGCCAGCTCCAACAGCGCAACATCCTGGTCTTCCTCTCCGGCAACGTGAACGGCCGCAGTATCATTCACCAGCTCCATGAGGAAGGGGTGGAGATGGGGTACGATACTTACATCGTCCCCTTCGGCCTGGATACCATGTCGGCCATCTATGCCCTGGGCTTTGCCACCCGCTCGGCGCTGACCTTTGGCGGCATGAAGGGCGGCCAGGCGCGCGAGATCCTGCTGTACAACAAGTACCGCGTCTTCGCCTTTGTGCTGGCGCTGGGCGAGATTGACGATTTGAAGTATGCGGCGGCCGCCGGCGCCATCTCCTACGGCTTCCCGACCATCGCCGACACGGTCATCCCGCAGATTCTCCCCACCGGTATTACCAGCTACGAGCATGTCATTTCCATGCCGTTCGACGATATCGAGGGGGAGAACGACCTGGAGCGCGCCAAGCGCCTGGTCCAACGGGCCATTGAGGTGCGCGGCGTGAAAATCAAGATCACCGAGGTGCCCATCCCTGTTCCGTATGGCTCGGCCTTTGAGGGTGAGCGCGTGCGCCGCGCCGACATGCGCATCGAATTTGGTGGGAAGAATTCCCGCTGTTTCGAATACCTGCGCATGCGCAACATGGATGAGATCGAGGACCACAAGATTGTGATCGATGGCCCGGGCTTTGATGAGGTCGAGGAAGGCGGCTCCATGGATATGGGTATCCTGGTGGAGGTCGCCGGCCGCAAGATGCAGGAGGACTTCGAACCGGTATTGGAGCGTCAGATCCACTACTTCATCAACGGCGCTTCCGGCGTCCAGCATATCGGCCAGCGCGACATCACCTGGATCCGCATCAGCAAGGCCGCCGCACAAAAGGGCTTCAACCTGAAGCACCTGGGTGAGATTCTCTATGCCCGTTTCCATGCCGATTTCGGCGCCATCGTGGACAAGGTGCAGGTGACCATCATCACCGATCCGAAGAAGGTGGCCGAGATGCTGGAGGTGGCCCGCAAGGCCTACGATTACCGCAACCGCCGGCTGGCCGACCTCACCGACGAAGCGGTGGACACCTTCTATTCCTGCACGCTGTGCCAGTCCTTCGCCCCGAACCATGTCTGCGTGGTGACCCCGGAGCGCCTTGGCCTGTGCGGCGCCTATAACTGGCTGGACTGCAAGGCCTCGTACGAGATTAACCCGACCGGCCCGAACCAGCCCATTCCGAAAGGCACCTGCCTGGACCCGATCAAGGGCTATTTCACCGGCCCGAACGAGTTCGTCAAACAGCATTCCAACGGCACGGTGGAGCAGGTGGCGCTGTACTCCATTATGGAGAACCCCATGACGGCCTGCGGCTGTTTCGAGTGCATCATGATGGTCATCCCGGAGGCCAACGGGGTGATGATCGTCAGCCGCGAGGATCCCTCGATGACGCCGGCGGGCATGACCTTCTCCACACTGGCCGGCATGGCCGGCGGCGGCCTGCAGACGCCAGGCGTGATGGGTATCGGCAAGTACTACATCACCAGCCGCAAGTTCATCTCCGCCGACGGCGGCCTGAAGCGTGTGGTCTGGATGTCCAGCATCCTCAAACAGCAGATGCGCGAGGAACTGCAGAAAGCCGCCGAGCGCGAGGGCGTCCCCGACCTGCTCGACAAGATCGCCGATGAGACGATCTGCACGGACGTGGACGGCCTGCTGCCCTGGCTGGAAGAGAAGGGGCATCCGGCCCTGATGATGGACCCCATCTTCTAA
- a CDS encoding CBS domain-containing protein has translation MLVRDVMHRGVVTCPMDMTLREAARRMARARCSAVVVLDAAGEVAGIISCEDIARAFVEDRLDMRAEEIMKTDVVTIVPDIPIKAAVQLMLDHGIRQLVILHARPAVARPVGMISLEDVIRYIAGGEA, from the coding sequence ATGCTGGTGCGCGATGTGATGCACCGGGGGGTGGTGACCTGCCCGATGGACATGACACTGCGGGAAGCCGCTCGGCGGATGGCGCGGGCGCGCTGTAGCGCAGTGGTGGTGCTGGATGCCGCCGGCGAGGTGGCCGGCATTATCTCGTGTGAAGACATCGCGCGGGCGTTTGTCGAGGATCGGCTCGATATGCGCGCCGAGGAGATCATGAAGACGGATGTGGTGACCATTGTGCCGGATATCCCTATCAAGGCGGCGGTGCAGTTGATGCTGGATCACGGCATCCGGCAGTTGGTCATCCTGCATGCGCGGCCGGCCGTGGCGCGGCCGGTGGGAATGATCTCACTGGAGGATGTGATACGGTATATCGCCGGCGGGGAGGCGTAG
- a CDS encoding acetyl-CoA decarbonylase/synthase complex subunit delta, which produces MPTTVEIPKEKWTGKVREVTLGATPSNGGTRGREVVVGGEATLPFLHFEGAIPHPPVVAVEILDRYPDDWAAPLKEVWGDVMKDPVAWARKAEELGAELIMLKLTLDESGAADGARAADVVRAVLGATTLPLIVRGPGQAEADNAMLVPVCEKAAGERIAVGLCEDKNYRTIVAAAMANNHLVIASSPIDVNLAKQLNILISDMRMPMERVLMDPTTGALGYGIEYTYSVMERLRLAALSGDGMTQQPMICFVGEESWRQKESRVGQGVPAEWGDWHHRGVIWETVTAVALLEAGADIVTVRHPKTLELVQSTIQKLMAS; this is translated from the coding sequence ATGCCCACCACAGTCGAAATTCCCAAGGAAAAGTGGACCGGCAAGGTTCGCGAAGTCACCTTGGGGGCAACTCCCAGCAACGGCGGCACCCGCGGACGGGAGGTCGTCGTCGGGGGAGAAGCCACCCTGCCTTTCCTGCATTTTGAGGGAGCAATACCGCACCCACCCGTCGTTGCCGTCGAAATCCTGGACCGCTACCCGGATGATTGGGCGGCACCGCTGAAGGAAGTGTGGGGAGATGTGATGAAGGACCCCGTCGCCTGGGCGCGCAAGGCGGAAGAGCTGGGGGCGGAGCTGATTATGCTCAAGCTGACCCTGGACGAATCGGGCGCGGCCGACGGCGCGCGTGCCGCGGATGTGGTGAGGGCTGTGCTGGGAGCGACCACATTGCCGCTGATCGTGCGTGGGCCAGGACAGGCGGAGGCGGATAACGCTATGCTGGTGCCGGTGTGCGAGAAGGCCGCCGGCGAGCGCATCGCTGTGGGGCTGTGCGAGGATAAAAATTACCGCACCATTGTGGCCGCCGCCATGGCCAACAACCATCTCGTGATCGCCAGCTCCCCGATCGATGTCAACCTGGCCAAGCAGTTGAACATCCTGATCAGCGACATGCGTATGCCCATGGAGCGCGTCCTGATGGACCCGACGACGGGCGCCCTGGGGTACGGCATTGAGTACACCTATTCGGTCATGGAGCGCCTGCGGCTGGCCGCGCTGAGCGGCGACGGCATGACGCAACAGCCGATGATCTGCTTCGTGGGTGAGGAATCCTGGCGGCAGAAGGAGTCGCGCGTGGGCCAGGGTGTGCCGGCGGAATGGGGCGATTGGCATCATCGCGGCGTTATCTGGGAGACCGTGACGGCCGTGGCACTGCTGGAGGCCGGCGCCGATATTGTCACCGTCCGCCACCCCAAAACCCTGGAGCTGGTTCAGTCCACCATCCAGAAGCTCATGGCCAGTTAG
- a CDS encoding acetyl-CoA decarbonylase/synthase complex subunit gamma, whose amino-acid sequence MPLSGLEIYKLLPKTNCKECGFPTCLAFAMKLAAKQAELSACPYVSEEAKQALAAAAAPPIRLVTLGTERNFAVGNETVLFRHEKTFYHEPGLALRVKDTDPALEEKAALVDGFSVERVGVNLVMNALAIENASGDAGTFAGAVAKARAKTKLPFILMSDNPDTMKAALEKEGGMKPLIYAASDGNVEAMAALAKAHGASLAVKAETLDGLAALTEKATAAGAEDLVLDPMPRHLAGALAAFTQLRRLALKKNFRPLGYPIIAFAGDGANSPEEETIAAAQAICKYAGIIVLDHFDAADVYALMTLRQNIYTDPQKPIQVSPGLYEINSPKPGDPLMVTTNFSLTYFSVAGEVEGAGKPAWLLVTDSEGMSVLTAWAAGKFDAEVIAKAVKNFQVESKINHHKIIIPGLVATISGDLEEELPGWEVLVGPREAVDIPAYLKLWQ is encoded by the coding sequence ATGCCGCTCAGTGGTCTGGAAATATACAAGCTCTTGCCCAAAACGAACTGCAAGGAATGCGGTTTTCCCACCTGTCTGGCCTTCGCCATGAAGCTGGCCGCCAAGCAGGCCGAGCTTTCCGCCTGTCCGTATGTCTCGGAAGAGGCCAAGCAGGCGTTGGCGGCGGCCGCCGCACCGCCCATCCGCCTGGTGACCCTGGGCACCGAGCGCAACTTTGCTGTGGGCAACGAGACGGTCCTCTTCCGCCATGAGAAGACCTTCTATCACGAGCCGGGCCTGGCACTGCGGGTGAAGGATACCGATCCGGCGCTGGAGGAGAAGGCAGCGCTGGTAGATGGCTTTTCCGTGGAGCGCGTGGGCGTGAACCTGGTCATGAACGCGCTGGCCATCGAGAACGCTTCCGGGGATGCCGGCACATTCGCCGGCGCGGTGGCCAAAGCGCGCGCCAAGACCAAACTACCCTTTATCCTGATGAGCGACAACCCGGATACGATGAAGGCTGCATTGGAGAAAGAGGGCGGCATGAAGCCGCTCATTTACGCGGCTTCCGATGGCAATGTGGAGGCTATGGCCGCGCTGGCCAAGGCGCACGGCGCCTCCCTGGCAGTGAAGGCAGAGACGCTGGATGGCCTGGCCGCGCTGACGGAGAAGGCGACCGCCGCCGGCGCGGAGGATTTGGTGCTGGACCCGATGCCGCGCCATCTGGCTGGCGCCCTGGCGGCCTTCACGCAGTTGCGCCGGCTGGCCCTGAAGAAGAACTTCCGCCCGCTGGGCTATCCCATCATCGCCTTTGCCGGCGACGGCGCCAATTCCCCGGAAGAGGAGACCATCGCCGCCGCCCAGGCCATTTGCAAATATGCTGGCATCATCGTGCTCGACCACTTCGATGCCGCGGATGTGTATGCGCTGATGACCCTGCGGCAGAACATCTACACCGATCCGCAGAAGCCCATCCAGGTCAGCCCGGGCCTGTATGAGATCAACAGCCCCAAGCCGGGCGACCCGCTGATGGTGACGACCAACTTCTCGCTGACCTACTTCAGCGTCGCCGGCGAGGTGGAAGGCGCTGGCAAACCGGCCTGGTTGTTGGTCACCGATTCCGAGGGCATGAGCGTGCTCACTGCCTGGGCGGCCGGCAAGTTCGACGCCGAGGTCATTGCCAAAGCGGTCAAGAACTTCCAGGTCGAGAGCAAGATCAATCACCACAAGATCATCATCCCCGGCCTTGTGGCCACCATCTCGGGCGATCTGGAAGAGGAACTGCCGGGCTGGGAGGTGCTGGTGGGGCCGCGCGAGGCGGTGGATATCCCGGCCTATTTGAAGCTGTGGCAGTAA